The genomic region GACAGGGCTTTATTGATCATAGTCGCAATGGTAAAAGTGTCATTCCTGCTTCTCAGAACAGGAATCCCTTTTTGATTGGCCAGTTTAAGCACATCATCATGAACCTGAAATCCACCTGTAACCAGGACTGCATTTTCATTTTCCAATGCTAACAATTGAATACGAGTCCGATCTCCGACAATCAAAAGTCCCCCATCATGAAGGTAAGACAAAATATTTTGCTCAGTCATGGCACCGATTGAGAACTTACTAAATTCTCTCTCTAAACCTTCTTGACCAGCCAGAACCTCAGAAGAAGTCACTTCAGCAATTTCAGCAAAAGTTAATCTCTCTATAGCAACTTTCTGAGATTTAACACGGATAGTACCACTTCTTGGGCGAGTCTCTACAATTCCACGGTTTTCAGCTTCCTTGATAGCGCGATAGGCCGTTCCATCACTGACTCCCAGATGGTTGGAAATACTACGAACACTGACCCTTTTACCTACTGGTAATTCCTCCAAATAGCTTAGAATTTCCTGATGCTTACTCATTGAATTCTCCTTTTACATACCGAAATTCAAGATAATCCCGCATTTTTCTTGTATAGCGATCACTTCCTTTAAACTGACGTGACAAACGAAATCCAGCCTTAAGAGCAACTCTTTGGCTAGCTTCATTTTCAAGATGGGTAATTATGGATAATTGTTTTAAGCCAAATTCCTCAAAAGAAAGCTGACAAATTTTTCTAACAACCTCTGTCATAAATCCTTGCGACCAAGCATCTTTTCTCAAAAAATAGCCAAGTTCAGCTTCTTTTTTGATTTCATCTAACTTCTCAAATTTAATAGAACCAATCATTTGTTGATTTTTCTGGTCACAAATTGCCCACACTCCCAAAGGGGACTTCATAAAGTAATTGGCCAGTGCATATTGACTTTCTTCCAGACTTGCCTGAGTTGGGAAAATAAATTGTAAATTTTCTGGATTTGAAGCTATCTCATGGAAATCCTGACTATCACTAAAAAAGAAAGGACGCAAATACAAGCGATCCGTTTCAAAAAAAGAAAACATTGCTAATTTGGTCCAAATATTCATAAACACCTCTACGGTTTATTCTTCAACAAGTGTAATATCCGCTCCTAGATTACGTAATTTTTCAATAATATCTGAATAACCACGTAAGATGAACTCAATATTTGTAATTTCAGTTTTGCCTTCAGCCATTAAACCAGCAATGACAAGTGCGGCCCCAGCTCTAAGGTCAGTAGCTTTTACATTTGCACCACGCAAAACACGTCCACCAGTATATAAAATATGGTCGTTTGTAGTCGTAATATCTGCGTCCATCTTTGCTAGTTCAAAAACATGGTTTACTCGTTTTTCATAAATGGTATCAATAATGGTACCACGCCCCTCTGCTGTTAATAGAAGAGGAGTAATTGGTTGTTGCAAGTCAGTAGCAAAACCAGGATAAGGAGCTGTCTTAATATTGATTGCTTTCAAATTAGACTGTTCTTCGACAAAAATACTGTCCTCCGATACAGTCATTCTCACTCCCATTTCTTCCAACTTAGCGATGAATCCTTCTAAGTGTTCATAAAGAACATTATTAATACGAATTCCCTTACCGACTGCAGCAGCTAAAGAAATATATGTTCCTGCTTCAATACGGTCTGGAATCACCTGATGACGGGTTCCGTGTAATCTGTCAACACCATCAATAATGATAATATTGGTTCCAGCACCACGGATATGAGCACCCATATTATTTAAGAGAGTGGCAACATCAATAATCTCAGGTTCTCGGGCTGCATTTTCAATAATAGTACGACCATTTGCTTTAACCGCAGCAATCATCGTATTAATCGTCGCACCGACACTAACCGTATCCATGTAAATACTTGCGCCGTGAAGTCCTGTATCTTTAGCAGATAACTTCATGTTATCACCCTCGTAGCTAACAGTAGCTCCCATAGCTTCAAAAGCCTTAAGATGTAGATCAATAGGGCGAGGTCCCAAATCACATCCACCAGGTAAACCAACAGTAGCTTCACCAAAGCGACCTAAAAGACTTCCATAAAAATAATAAGATGCACGAAGACTATTGATTTTCCCATAAGGCATTGGAATATTTTGAACACCTCTTGGATCAATCTCTAACACATCGTCATAACGCTTAACAGTAGCCCCCATTAACTCCATAATTTCGACAAGACTAGCAACATCGGAAATATCTGGAACACAATCCAAAGTCACCACATCATCTGCCAAAATAATAGCTGGAATCAAAGCTACTACACTATTTTTTGCGCCACTAATGGTAATCTCACCTTGCAGAGGCAAGCCACCATTGATAACAATTTTTCTCATTTTAAATTTTTAATACTCTTTCAAAATTTCTAAAAAGGTCCTACGTTAAAGTATATCATAAATTCACCCTTTTTTCCATCATTTTCAATTATATTAGTTGAATCGTATTTATTAGTAAATGAGCTGTCTTGAAATGTTTTGCCCCCTAAATACAAAAATAGCCCTTCGGATAAAATCCGAGGGGCTAGAAACGTTGTTAAATCAACGGCCGAACTTTTGAATTTCAAGGTTCGGGATAAAATAGTTCACTGAACTATTTTATTTTTTAAGGTTGTAGAATGATTTCAATCCACGGTATTCTGCTACTTCACCAAGTTGGTCTTCGATGCGAAGCAATTGGTTGTATTTAGCGATACGGTCTGTACGTGAAAGTGAACCAGTCTTGATTTGTCCTGCGTTAGTTGCAACTGCGATGTCAGCGATTGTTGAATCTTCAGTTTCACCTGAACGGTGTGATACAACGGCAGTGTAACCAGCTTCTTTCGCCATTTCGATAGCGTCAAATGTTTCAGTAAGAGTACCGATTTGGTTAACTTTGATAAGGATTGAGTTAGCAGCACCTTCTGCAATACCTTTTTCAAGGTAAGAAGTGTTTGTTACGAAGAAGTCGTCACCAACCAATTGAACTTTACCACCAAGACGTTCAGTAAGAGCTTTCCAACCGTCCCAGTCGTTTTCATCCATACCATCTTCAATAGTGATGATTGGGTATTTGTTTACCAATTCTTCAAGGTAGTCGATTTGTTCTGCAGCAGTACGTACAGCAGCGCCTTCACCTTCAAATTTAGTGTAGTCGTATACTTTACGTTCTTTATCGTAGAATTCTGATGAAGCACAGTCAAATCCGATAAATACGTCTTTACCTGGAACATATCCAGCAGCTTCGATAGCAGCAAGGATAGTTTCAACTCCGTCTTCAGTTCCTTCAAAACGAGGAGCGAATCCACCTTCGTCACCTACGGCTGTTTCCAAACCACGAGATTTAAGGATTTTCTTAAGAGCGTGGAAGATTTCAGCACCCCAACGAAGAGCTTCTTTGAATGATGGCGCACCAGCAGGTACGATCATGAATTCTTGGAAAGCGATTGGAGCGTCAGAGTGAGAACCACCGTTGATGATGTTCATCATTGGAGTTGGAAGAACTTTAGTGTTGAATCCACCAAGGTAGCTGTAAAGTGGGATTTCAAGGTAGTCAGCAGCAGCACGAGCTACAGCGATAGACACACCAAGGATTGCGTTAGCACCCAATTTACCTTTGTTAGGAGTACCGTCAAGTGCGATCATAGCACGGTCGATAGCTTGTTGGTCACGTACATCGTAGCCGATGATAGCTTCAGCAATGATGTTGTTTACGTTGTCAACAGCTTTTTGTGTACCAAGACCACCGTAACGAGATTTGTCACCGTCGCGAAGTTCAACTGCTTCGTGTTCACCAGTAGAAGCTCCTGATGGAACCATACCACGTCCGAAAGCACCTGATTCAGTGTAAACTTCTACTTCAAGTGTTGGGTTACCGCGTGAGTCTAGGACTTCGCGAGCGTAAACATCAGTAATAATTGACATTTTTTACTCTCCTTATGAGTTAAATTTTTTACACCTCTATAATACCTTAAAACCCCTCCTTTTTCAAGAAAAAACGTTATCTTTGTGCAAATTTTCCTTAACTTTATAAAGTAATCGCTTTCTTTTGTCTGTTTTATTCTAACTTTTATGATATACTGTTTTCATGACAGATTTATCAAAACAATTACTTGAAAAAGCTCATGGTGGACCAAAATTAAATCCAGATGAGCAAAGACGCTATCTTGGCACTTTTGAGGAAAGAGTTCTTGGATATGCAGATATTGACACAGCAAATAGCCCTCAGTTAGAAAAAGGCTTTTTATCTATTTTAGAAAATCTTCAGGAAAAAGCAGAACCACTATTTGTGAAGATTTCACCAAATATCGAATTTGACAAACAAGTTTTCTACTTAAAAGAAGCAAAAGAAACTGATAGTCAAGCTACCATTGTATCTGAAGAGCATACTTCTTCTCCTTTTGGCCTTATTATCCACACCAATGCACCAGTTCAAGTAGAAGAAAAGAACCTTCGACTTGCTTTTGCAAAACTTTGGAAAGTTAAAAAGGAAGAACCAGCCAAAACATCCTTCTGGAAGAAATGGTTTGGCTAAATATTGCGCATATTTAATAAATGCCCAATATTGTTAGCCGTGCGCTCCAGATAGAGACTGGCATTTTTCAAACTATCTTCTAAAGGTTCGCTTTTCTCTAAAATAGAAAAGGTAGCTTGGATATTTTCAAATGGTAGTGAAGGTAAATCTTCAGCGAGACTACCGCAAATAGCAATAACAGGAACTCCGACAGGGGTTCTTTTTGCTACCCCTATCGGCGCTTTCCCTGCTAAACTTTGACGATCTAGCCTTCCTTCTCCAACAATAACCAAGTCAGCATCTGAAACTTTCTTATCAAAGTCAATCAAATCTAAACAAGTGTCAATTCCAGATACGATACTTGCTTGAGCAAAGGCACACAAACCGCCAGCAATGCCTCCACCAGCTCCTGCTCCTTTAATTTCCAATGTTACAGGTGAGGCTTTTTCATAAAAATCTTGGATTGCCTGATCTACGACTGCAAACATAGTAGGATGTAAACCTTTTTGTTTGCCAAAAGTGTAAGTCGCACCTTGATAACCACATAAGGGACTCGCGACATCTGCTAAAATACGGATTTGAACACCTTCAGGAATTTCATAGCGATTTTCTGTTGACATAGAAGCTAAGTTTAATAAGGACTGACCGCAAGCGGGCAAGACATTTCCATCCCTATCATAAAATCGATAACCTAAACCAGCAGTGATCCCAATTCCTCCGTCATTACTGGCCGTGCCACCAACGCCGATATAGATTTCTTTAATCCCTTGAGCAATGAGATGACGAATCAACTCTCCAATACCACAAGTTTGGATTTGAAGTGGATTTCGTTTCTCTAGCGGAATTTTTCCAAGGCCAACCAAGTCGGCAACTTCAAATAGTGCCAGTTGACTTTTTTGAAAATAGCGCATGGCTTCTTTTTGTCCAAAAGGTCCTGTAACTTGGATCCATTTTTCTTCAAGGTCAAGAGAATGTCGAATGGAATCTACAGTGCCTTCTCCCCCATCCCCAACAGGGCAGAGGAGACAGTCTACATCTGCTATCGATTGTTGGAAGCCTCTTTTTATTGCTTCAGCTACCTGTTGAGCGGACAAGCTTTCCTTAAACGAATCTGGTGCAATTACAATCTTCATATTTTCCCTCATTCTAAACAGTCAATCAAGGGAAGAACTTCTAAAAAATCCCTCTTGTCAACATGGTTTGGTATTTCTTGTTTCAGTACTTCTTTGGCACAAAAAGCAATTCCCAGTCCTGCTGACTTCAACATTAATAAGTCATTGGCCCCGTCACCGATTGCAACAGTTCTTTCTTGAGGAAGTTTTAGTTCCTCTCTCCATTTTTCCAGAGTCTCTTTTTTGACCTCAGGACTTATAATTTGTCCAATCAATTTTCCAGTTAAAAGACCATCTTTGACTTCAAGTTGGTTGGCAGAGAAATGGGCAATTCCAAGTGATTTTGCTAATCTATCAACTATTGGTATAAATCCACCGGACACCAGACCAACTAGGATTCCATTCTTTTGGAGAATAGAGATAAATTTCTGTGCATTTGGCGATAGATGAATAGAGTTGAATACTGTATCAAAGACCGAATCAGGGAGGCCTTTTAACAAAGCTACTCTCTCTCGTAAACTCGTTTCAAAGTCTAACTCTCCTCTCATTGCCCGACTTGTAATCAGCGAAATTTCCTCCTCACGACCTGCCTCTCTTCCCAAAAGATCAATTACTTCTTCTAGGAGTAAGGTGCCGTCAACATCCATAACACACAAACCTTTTACTTGAGACATCAGTTCTCCTCTCTAAACAGCCCAAAAATCGTATGAAGTCATCATACGATTTTATCTATTAATTAACTAAACTATGGTACAACTCAAGGTATGACCTGCAGGCTGTATCCCACGAGAAATCACACTCCATAGCTTGTTTTTGTAGGTTTCTCCAAACATCAGGATGGTTTCTATACAAGTCCAAAGCTGTTTGGAAAGTCCAATTTAACCAGTAAGGAGATAAATTGTCAAAGCTAAAGCCAGTACCGCTTCCTTCGATTGGATTGAAGGCTTTAACGGTATCTCGCAAGCCACCAACTTCATGGACCAATGGCAAGGTTCCGTAACGCATAGCCATCATCTGAGACAAACCACACGGTTCAAAACGACTCGGCATGAGGAAGAGGTCGCAAGCAGCGTAGATTTCTTGAGCAAGTTTGACATCAAAAGTGATATTTGCTGATAGCTTGTCTGGGTAAATCTGAGCAAACCACGAGAAAGCTCCTTCAAAGGCTGGATCTCCAGTTCCCAAAAGAACAATCTGAACATCATTTTGCAAGATATGGTGAAGACTTTCCACCACCACATCAAAACCTTTTTGACGTGTCAAACGAGAAACAATTCCCACCAGAGGAACGTCAGCTCTAACTGGCAAGCCAACTCTTTCTTGCAATTTTGCCTTGTTTTGGGCTTTACCAGACAAATCGTCCTGATTAAAATGATAATCTAAAAGAGCATCCGTCTGAGGATTATAAAGGTCAGCATCAATCCCATTCACGATACCAGACACCTTGCCAGACTCCATTCGAAGAATCTGATCCAAGTTACATCCGAACTGACTGGTCATAATTTCATGAGCATAACTAGGTGAAACGGTTGAAACACGGTCCGCATAGAGAATACCTGCCTTCATCCAATTCAGACAGTTGTTCCAGCGAAGGGTGCCATCAGCGTAACGTTCAAAGCCGACTCCAAACAAATCCCATAACATTCCTTCTGAAAATTGTCCCTGGAATTCTAAATTATGAATGGTTAAAACTGTTTTAATGCCCTCATAGGCTTGAATCCAACGGTATTTTTCCTTCAACAAGAAAGGAATCATAGCTGTATGGTAGTCATGAACATGGAGAAGTTCAGGAATAAAGTCAATCCTTTCCATAGCCTCAATGGCAGCCAGTTGGAAAAAGGCAAAGCGTTCTCCGTCGTCAAAATCACCGTAAACATGACCACGGAAGAAATAATATTGGTTGTCAATAAAGTAGAAGGTTACACCGTTTAAAACGGTTTTCTTAATTCCACAATACTGTCTGCGCCAACCAACACTCACCTCAAAATGAAGAACATTTTCAATCTGATTTCCAAATTTAGCCTCTACCATGTCATAGTAGGGTAAAATCACTGCAACTTCATGTCCCGCTTTTACTAGTGATT from Streptococcus mitis NCTC 12261 harbors:
- a CDS encoding GNAT family N-acetyltransferase, encoding MNIWTKLAMFSFFETDRLYLRPFFFSDSQDFHEIASNPENLQFIFPTQASLEESQYALANYFMKSPLGVWAICDQKNQQMIGSIKFEKLDEIKKEAELGYFLRKDAWSQGFMTEVVRKICQLSFEEFGLKQLSIITHLENEASQRVALKAGFRLSRQFKGSDRYTRKMRDYLEFRYVKGEFNE
- a CDS encoding UDP-N-acetylglucosamine 1-carboxyvinyltransferase; translated protein: MRKIVINGGLPLQGEITISGAKNSVVALIPAIILADDVVTLDCVPDISDVASLVEIMELMGATVKRYDDVLEIDPRGVQNIPMPYGKINSLRASYYFYGSLLGRFGEATVGLPGGCDLGPRPIDLHLKAFEAMGATVSYEGDNMKLSAKDTGLHGASIYMDTVSVGATINTMIAAVKANGRTIIENAAREPEIIDVATLLNNMGAHIRGAGTNIIIIDGVDRLHGTRHQVIPDRIEAGTYISLAAAVGKGIRINNVLYEHLEGFIAKLEEMGVRMTVSEDSIFVEEQSNLKAINIKTAPYPGFATDLQQPITPLLLTAEGRGTIIDTIYEKRVNHVFELAKMDADITTTNDHILYTGGRVLRGANVKATDLRAGAALVIAGLMAEGKTEITNIEFILRGYSDIIEKLRNLGADITLVEE
- the eno gene encoding surface-displayed alpha-enolase encodes the protein MSIITDVYAREVLDSRGNPTLEVEVYTESGAFGRGMVPSGASTGEHEAVELRDGDKSRYGGLGTQKAVDNVNNIIAEAIIGYDVRDQQAIDRAMIALDGTPNKGKLGANAILGVSIAVARAAADYLEIPLYSYLGGFNTKVLPTPMMNIINGGSHSDAPIAFQEFMIVPAGAPSFKEALRWGAEIFHALKKILKSRGLETAVGDEGGFAPRFEGTEDGVETILAAIEAAGYVPGKDVFIGFDCASSEFYDKERKVYDYTKFEGEGAAVRTAAEQIDYLEELVNKYPIITIEDGMDENDWDGWKALTERLGGKVQLVGDDFFVTNTSYLEKGIAEGAANSILIKVNQIGTLTETFDAIEMAKEAGYTAVVSHRSGETEDSTIADIAVATNAGQIKTGSLSRTDRIAKYNQLLRIEDQLGEVAEYRGLKSFYNLKK
- a CDS encoding DUF1694 domain-containing protein; the encoded protein is MTDLSKQLLEKAHGGPKLNPDEQRRYLGTFEERVLGYADIDTANSPQLEKGFLSILENLQEKAEPLFVKISPNIEFDKQVFYLKEAKETDSQATIVSEEHTSSPFGLIIHTNAPVQVEEKNLRLAFAKLWKVKKEEPAKTSFWKKWFG
- a CDS encoding glycerate kinase produces the protein MKIVIAPDSFKESLSAQQVAEAIKRGFQQSIADVDCLLCPVGDGGEGTVDSIRHSLDLEEKWIQVTGPFGQKEAMRYFQKSQLALFEVADLVGLGKIPLEKRNPLQIQTCGIGELIRHLIAQGIKEIYIGVGGTASNDGGIGITAGLGYRFYDRDGNVLPACGQSLLNLASMSTENRYEIPEGVQIRILADVASPLCGYQGATYTFGKQKGLHPTMFAVVDQAIQDFYEKASPVTLEIKGAGAGGGIAGGLCAFAQASIVSGIDTCLDLIDFDKKVSDADLVIVGEGRLDRQSLAGKAPIGVAKRTPVGVPVIAICGSLAEDLPSLPFENIQATFSILEKSEPLEDSLKNASLYLERTANNIGHLLNMRNI
- the serB gene encoding phosphoserine phosphatase SerB gives rise to the protein MSQVKGLCVMDVDGTLLLEEVIDLLGREAGREEEISLITSRAMRGELDFETSLRERVALLKGLPDSVFDTVFNSIHLSPNAQKFISILQKNGILVGLVSGGFIPIVDRLAKSLGIAHFSANQLEVKDGLLTGKLIGQIISPEVKKETLEKWREELKLPQERTVAIGDGANDLLMLKSAGLGIAFCAKEVLKQEIPNHVDKRDFLEVLPLIDCLE
- the glgA gene encoding glycogen synthase GlgA — translated: MKILFVAAEGAPFSKTGGLGDVIGALPKSLVKAGHEVAVILPYYDMVEAKFGNQIENVLHFEVSVGWRRQYCGIKKTVLNGVTFYFIDNQYYFFRGHVYGDFDDGERFAFFQLAAIEAMERIDFIPELLHVHDYHTAMIPFLLKEKYRWIQAYEGIKTVLTIHNLEFQGQFSEGMLWDLFGVGFERYADGTLRWNNCLNWMKAGILYADRVSTVSPSYAHEIMTSQFGCNLDQILRMESGKVSGIVNGIDADLYNPQTDALLDYHFNQDDLSGKAQNKAKLQERVGLPVRADVPLVGIVSRLTRQKGFDVVVESLHHILQNDVQIVLLGTGDPAFEGAFSWFAQIYPDKLSANITFDVKLAQEIYAACDLFLMPSRFEPCGLSQMMAMRYGTLPLVHEVGGLRDTVKAFNPIEGSGTGFSFDNLSPYWLNWTFQTALDLYRNHPDVWRNLQKQAMECDFSWDTACRSYLELYHSLVN